Part of the Oscillibacter hominis genome is shown below.
GCAAAAAAGGCGGAGAAAAGGTTTGCGCAAAATCCGCCTTGTTGCGCAAGGAGAAGAAACGGATGAAGGTAACGATCAGTGACGTGGCGAAGCTGGCCGGAGTGTCCACCGCCACGGTTTCCCATACAATTAACCATACAAGATATGTCTCCGAGGAGACCCGTGACCGTGTGATGCATGCCATTGCGGAGCTGGGCTACACCCCCGACGCCTCCGCCCGGAGCTTCCGGACCGGGAAAAAACGCACCATTGGGTTTATTGTGCCCGATATTTCAAATAAATTCTTTGCAACTTTGGTGGAGACGCTGGAGGAGTACCTTGCCCAGCGGGATTACCATCTGGTGATCGCCAATACCAAGGAGAATATGGACCGGGAGGAGACCAACATCCGGCTGCTCTCGGCCGGGCTGGTGGACGGGCTGCTGGTGGCCTCCACCATGGATGAGTTCGACCGGTTCGACCAACTGATCCCCGCCGCCTTCCCGGTGGTGTTGGTGGACCGTGTGTTCCCGGTAAAAAAATACGGCTCCGTCTCCGTCTCCAATTTCCAGCCCATCTACCGCAGCGTTTGCCGCCTGGCCGGGAAAGGCGACCGCCGGGTGGGCTTTATCGGCGGCCCCGAGCGGCTCTCCACCACCCAGGAGCGGCTCTCGGCCTATCGCCAGGCGGTGGCGGACTGCGGTCTGGCGGACGAGGAGTCGCTGGTGCAGTACGGCGACTTCAAGGACAACAGCACCCTGCGCTGCCTGGACGCGCTGCTCCAGCAGCAGTGCGACGGATTGATCGTGGCCAACGGCCTGATGGCCACGGAGATCATTATGTATCTTCAGC
Proteins encoded:
- a CDS encoding LacI family DNA-binding transcriptional regulator encodes the protein MKVTISDVAKLAGVSTATVSHTINHTRYVSEETRDRVMHAIAELGYTPDASARSFRTGKKRTIGFIVPDISNKFFATLVETLEEYLAQRDYHLVIANTKENMDREETNIRLLSAGLVDGLLVASTMDEFDRFDQLIPAAFPVVLVDRVFPVKKYGSVSVSNFQPIYRSVCRLAGKGDRRVGFIGGPERLSTTQERLSAYRQAVADCGLADEESLVQYGDFKDNSTLRCLDALLQQQCDGLIVANGLMATEIIMYLQQKGIQLGNGIDLVSFIDYNSSFNEVYANAMDSIVQPVDELGRAAGEQILRRIEEPEAPVLEQVLSSTYHPHTMPISWNHSDR